One Saimiri boliviensis isolate mSaiBol1 chromosome 5, mSaiBol1.pri, whole genome shotgun sequence genomic window carries:
- the ALS2 gene encoding alsin isoform X4, with amino-acid sequence MDSKKRSSTEAEGSKERGLVHIWQAGSFPITPERLPGWGGKTVLQAALGMKHGVLLTEDGEVYSFGTLPWRSGPVEICPSSPILENALVGQYVVTVATGSFHSGAVTDSGVAYMWGENSAGQCAVANQQYVPEPNPVSIADSEASPLLAVRILQLACGEEHTLALSISREIWAWGTGCQLGLITTAFPVTKPQKVEHLAGRVVLQVACGAFHSLALVQCLPSQDLKPVPERCNQCSQLLITMTDKEDHVIISDSHCCPLGVTLSESQAETRASTALSPSTETPDRQEEVFENTLAANDQSVATELNAVSAQTTSGDAVSSQQNVMGATEISSARNIPSYPDTQAVNEYLRKLSDHSVRENSERGEKPVSSQPLVEEAIPNLHSPPTTSTSALNSLVVSCASAVGVRVAATYEAGALSLKKVMNFYSTTPCETGAQAGSSAIGPEGLKDSREEQVKQESMQGKKSSSLVDIREEETEGGSRRLSLPGLLSQVSPRLLRKAARVKTRTVVLTPTYSGEADALLPSLRTEVWTWGKGKEGQLGHGDVLPRLQPLCVKCLDGKEVIHLEAGGYHSLALTAKSQVYSWGSNTFGQLGHSDFPTTVPRLAKVSSENGVWSVAAGQDYSLFLVDTEDFQPGLYYSGRQDPTEGDNLPENHSGSKTPVLLSCSKLGYISRVTAGKDSYLALVDRNIMGYIASLHELATTERRFYSKLSDIKSQILRPLLSLENLGTTATVQLLQEVASRFSKLCYLIGQHGASLSSFLHGIKEARSLVILKHASLFLDSYTEQVSSPVSCSISAGLFCQGEQLLNQKRLD; translated from the exons ATGGACTCAAAGAAGAGAAG CTCaacagaggcagaaggatccaaAGAAAGAGGCCTGGTCCATATCTGGCAGGCAGGATCCTTTCCCATAACACCAGAGAGATTGCCAGGCTGGGGAGGAAAGACTGTTTTGCAGGCAGCCCTTGGCATGAAACATGGAGTTCTTCTGACTGAAG aTGGTGAGGTCTACAGCTTTGGGACCCTTCCCTGGAGAAGTGGACCAGTGGAGATTTGTCCAAGTAGCCCCATTCTAGAAAATGCCCTGGTTGGGCAATATGTTGTTACTGTGGCAACAGGAAGCTTCCATAGTGGAGCAGTGACAGACAGTGGCGTTGCGTACATGTGGGGAGAGAATTCTGCCGGCCAGTGTGCAGTAGCCAATCAGCAGTATGTGCCGGAGCCGAACCCTGTCAGCATCGCTGATTCTGAGGCCAGCCCTTTGTTAGCAGTCAGGATTTTGCAGTTGGCATGTGGCGAAGAGCATACTCTGGCATTGTCAATAAGCAGAGAGATCTGGGCATGGGGTACCGGGTGTCAGCTGGGTCTCATTACCACTGCCTTCCCAGTGACAAAGCCGCAAAAGGTAGAACATCTTGCTGGGCGAGTGGTGCTTCAGGTTGCCTGTGGTGCTTTCCACAGCTTAGCCCTTGTACAATGCCTCCCTTCCCAGGATCTGAAACCAGTCCCAGAACGATGCAACCAGTGCAGCCAGCTCTTGATTACTATGACTGACAAAGAAGACCATGTGATTATATCCGACAGTCATTGTTGCCCATTAGGTGTGACATTGTCCGAATCTCAGGCAGAAACTCGTGCCAGCACTGCTCTCAGCCCCTCCACCGAAACCCCTGACAGGCAGGAAGAAGTATTTGAGAACACTCTTGCAGCAAATGATCAGTCTGTTGCTACAGAACTGAATGCAGTAAGTGCTCAGACCACAAGTGGTGATGCCGTATCCTCTCAACAAAACGTCATGGGAGCAactgaaatttcttctgccagaaacATACCGTCATACCCTGACACCCAGGCAGTAAATGAATACCTGCGGAAACTGTCAGATCATTCAGTAAGAGAGAACTCAGAGCGTGGTGAAAAGCCAGTGTCATCTCAG cCTCTTGTGGAAGAAGCAATTCCTAATCTCCACAGCCCACCTACCACAAGCACCTCAGCCCTAAACAGTCTGGTGGTCTCATGTGCATCTGCTGTCGGTGTGAGAGTGGCTGCTACTTATGAAGCTGGTGCCTTGTCACTGAAGAAAGTTATGAACTTTTATAGTACAACCCCTTGTGAAACTGGAGCTCAGGCAGGCAGTAGTGCTATTGGCCCAGAAGGTTTGAAAGATAGCAGGGAAGAACAGGTTAAACAGGAATCAATGCAAGGAAAGAAAAGCTCAAGTCTTGTGGATAtcagagaagaagaaacagagggaGGCAGTCGAAGACTCTCCCTCCCTGGATTGTTGTCACAAG TTTCCCCCAGGCTCTTAAGAAAGGCTGCACGGGTGAAAACGAGGACAGTGGTTCTGACCCCCACGTACAGTGGAGAAGCAGATGCGCTCCTGCCTTCTCTGAGAACAGAAGTGTGGACctgggggaaagggaaggaagggcagcTGGGGCACGGCGACGTTCTGCCTAG GCTTCAACCAttatgtgtaaaatgtttggATGGCAAAGAAGTAATCCATCTGGAGGCAGGTGGTTACCATTCTCTTGCACTTACTGCAAAATCCCAG GTTTACTCATGGGGTAGCAATACCTTTGGTCAGCTTGGGCATTCTGATTTTCCAACAACAGTTCCTCGTCTTGCAAAG GTCAGCAGTGAAAATGGAGTCTGGAGCGTAGCTGCAGGCCAGGATTATTCCCTGTTTTTAGTGGATACAGAAGacttccagcctgggttataTTACAGTGGCCGACAGGACCCTACAGAAGGTGACAACCTTCCAGAGAATCACAGTGGTTCTAAGACTCCAGTACTTCTCTCCTGTAGTAAG ctTGGATATATAAGCAGAGTGACAGCAGGAAAAGATAGCTATCTAGCCTTGGTGGATAGAAACATTATGGGGTATATTGCCAGTCTCCACGAGTTAGCTACTACAGAAAGACGATTCTATTCAAAACTAAGTGATATCAAATCTCAGATTCTCAGGCCTCTTCTCAGTTTAG AAAATTTGGGCACCACAGCTACAGTCCAGCTGTTGCAGGAGGTGGCTAGCCGATTCAGCAAGCTGTGTTACCTCATTGGTCAGCATGGAGC
- the ALS2 gene encoding alsin isoform X5 → MDSKKRSSTEAEGSKERGLVHIWQAGSFPITPERLPGWGGKTVLQAALGMKHGVLLTEDGEVYSFGTLPWRSGPVEICPSSPILENALVGQYVVTVATGSFHSGAVTDSGVAYMWGENSAGQCAVANQQYVPEPNPVSIADSEASPLLAVRILQLACGEEHTLALSISREIWAWGTGCQLGLITTAFPVTKPQKVEHLAGRVVLQVACGAFHSLALVQCLPSQDLKPVPERCNQCSQLLITMTDKEDHVIISDSHCCPLGVTLSESQAETRASTALSPSTETPDRQEEVFENTLAANDQSVATELNAVSAQTTSGDAVSSQQNVMGATEISSARNIPSYPDTQAVNEYLRKLSDHSVRENSERGEKPVSSQPLVEEAIPNLHSPPTTSTSALNSLVVSCASAVGVRVAATYEAGALSLKKVMNFYSTTPCETGAQAGSSAIGPEGLKDSREEQVKQESMQGKKSSSLVDIREEETEGGSRRLSLPGLLSQVSPRLLRKAARVKTRTVVLTPTYSGEADALLPSLRTEVWTWGKGKEGQLGHGDVLPRLQPLCVKCLDGKEVIHLEAGGYHSLALTAKSQVYSWGSNTFGQLGHSDFPTTVPRLAKVSSENGVWSVAAGQDYSLFLVDTEDFQPGLYYSGRQDPTEAWIYKQSDSRKR, encoded by the exons ATGGACTCAAAGAAGAGAAG CTCaacagaggcagaaggatccaaAGAAAGAGGCCTGGTCCATATCTGGCAGGCAGGATCCTTTCCCATAACACCAGAGAGATTGCCAGGCTGGGGAGGAAAGACTGTTTTGCAGGCAGCCCTTGGCATGAAACATGGAGTTCTTCTGACTGAAG aTGGTGAGGTCTACAGCTTTGGGACCCTTCCCTGGAGAAGTGGACCAGTGGAGATTTGTCCAAGTAGCCCCATTCTAGAAAATGCCCTGGTTGGGCAATATGTTGTTACTGTGGCAACAGGAAGCTTCCATAGTGGAGCAGTGACAGACAGTGGCGTTGCGTACATGTGGGGAGAGAATTCTGCCGGCCAGTGTGCAGTAGCCAATCAGCAGTATGTGCCGGAGCCGAACCCTGTCAGCATCGCTGATTCTGAGGCCAGCCCTTTGTTAGCAGTCAGGATTTTGCAGTTGGCATGTGGCGAAGAGCATACTCTGGCATTGTCAATAAGCAGAGAGATCTGGGCATGGGGTACCGGGTGTCAGCTGGGTCTCATTACCACTGCCTTCCCAGTGACAAAGCCGCAAAAGGTAGAACATCTTGCTGGGCGAGTGGTGCTTCAGGTTGCCTGTGGTGCTTTCCACAGCTTAGCCCTTGTACAATGCCTCCCTTCCCAGGATCTGAAACCAGTCCCAGAACGATGCAACCAGTGCAGCCAGCTCTTGATTACTATGACTGACAAAGAAGACCATGTGATTATATCCGACAGTCATTGTTGCCCATTAGGTGTGACATTGTCCGAATCTCAGGCAGAAACTCGTGCCAGCACTGCTCTCAGCCCCTCCACCGAAACCCCTGACAGGCAGGAAGAAGTATTTGAGAACACTCTTGCAGCAAATGATCAGTCTGTTGCTACAGAACTGAATGCAGTAAGTGCTCAGACCACAAGTGGTGATGCCGTATCCTCTCAACAAAACGTCATGGGAGCAactgaaatttcttctgccagaaacATACCGTCATACCCTGACACCCAGGCAGTAAATGAATACCTGCGGAAACTGTCAGATCATTCAGTAAGAGAGAACTCAGAGCGTGGTGAAAAGCCAGTGTCATCTCAG cCTCTTGTGGAAGAAGCAATTCCTAATCTCCACAGCCCACCTACCACAAGCACCTCAGCCCTAAACAGTCTGGTGGTCTCATGTGCATCTGCTGTCGGTGTGAGAGTGGCTGCTACTTATGAAGCTGGTGCCTTGTCACTGAAGAAAGTTATGAACTTTTATAGTACAACCCCTTGTGAAACTGGAGCTCAGGCAGGCAGTAGTGCTATTGGCCCAGAAGGTTTGAAAGATAGCAGGGAAGAACAGGTTAAACAGGAATCAATGCAAGGAAAGAAAAGCTCAAGTCTTGTGGATAtcagagaagaagaaacagagggaGGCAGTCGAAGACTCTCCCTCCCTGGATTGTTGTCACAAG TTTCCCCCAGGCTCTTAAGAAAGGCTGCACGGGTGAAAACGAGGACAGTGGTTCTGACCCCCACGTACAGTGGAGAAGCAGATGCGCTCCTGCCTTCTCTGAGAACAGAAGTGTGGACctgggggaaagggaaggaagggcagcTGGGGCACGGCGACGTTCTGCCTAG GCTTCAACCAttatgtgtaaaatgtttggATGGCAAAGAAGTAATCCATCTGGAGGCAGGTGGTTACCATTCTCTTGCACTTACTGCAAAATCCCAG GTTTACTCATGGGGTAGCAATACCTTTGGTCAGCTTGGGCATTCTGATTTTCCAACAACAGTTCCTCGTCTTGCAAAG GTCAGCAGTGAAAATGGAGTCTGGAGCGTAGCTGCAGGCCAGGATTATTCCCTGTTTTTAGTGGATACAGAAGacttccagcctgggttataTTACAGTGGCCGACAGGACCCTACAGAAG ctTGGATATATAAGCAGAGTGACAGCAGGAAAAGATAG